TGCGGCCACGGGACGCTGGCGGCCGCGCACGTGCTCGGCGGCGACCAGCGGTTCGACACCCGCAGCGGCGTTCTGACCTGCACCGCGCTGGCGGACGGCTGGATCGAGCTGGACTTCCCCGCCGACCGGGCCGAGCCGGTGGAGCCGCCCGACGCGCTCGCCGCCGGGCTTCCCGGCGTCACCGTCGAGGCCGCGGCGCAGGCCGCCACCAAGGTGCTCGTGCTGGCCGCGTCGGCGGCCGAGGTCCGCGCTGTGCGGCCGGATCTCGCGGCGCTGGCCACCGTTCCGTCCCGCGGTGTGATCATCACAGCTCCCGGCGACCGGCCGGGCGTCGATTTCGTCAGCCGCGTGTTCTCCCCGCAGGTCGGCATCGCCGAGGATCCGGTGACCGGCTCCGCGCACTGCACGCTGGCGACGTGGTGGGCGGCGAGGCTCCACCGCGACCCGCGCGAGACGACCTTCGTCGGCGAGCAGGCCTCGGCCCGCGGCGGCGTGGTCCGGATGGCGCTGCGCGGCGACCGCGTCGGCCTCCGCGGGCAGGCCGTCACC
This portion of the Saccharopolyspora antimicrobica genome encodes:
- a CDS encoding PhzF family phenazine biosynthesis protein, whose translation is MRVFVVDAFTDSAFAGNPAGVVLLDSPADAAWMQSVAAELRHSETAFVVVGGPADEAKPLRWFTPTTEVPLCGHGTLAAAHVLGGDQRFDTRSGVLTCTALADGWIELDFPADRAEPVEPPDALAAGLPGVTVEAAAQAATKVLVLAASAAEVRAVRPDLAALATVPSRGVIITAPGDRPGVDFVSRVFSPQVGIAEDPVTGSAHCTLATWWAARLHRDPRETTFVGEQASARGGVVRMALRGDRVGLRGQAVTTLRGELLV